The genomic DNA TTCCGTCAGCTCCTCGGGACGCTTGCCCGACAGCGCCACCAGCACCCCCTCCATCACGTTCGTGCCCGGCGAGCGACCCTCCATCCGGGGCGTCGTCGTCACGAGCGTGGTCAGCCCCAGCGCCTTGAGCTTGGCCACATCCTCTTCGGTGGTGGTGTTGGTGAGGACCATCTTGCCGGCGAGCAGGTCGGTGTTGTCCGGGCCGGGCTGGGGCAGGTTGCTGCCGATGAAGTGGAAGTCGCCGGCGATCACGTCGGCCCACTGGAACCAGCGATTGCCCCGGCTGTGCACCTCGTGCTGGTGCTGGCCGGTCGGGTAGATCAGCTTGAAGGGCAGGCGGCAGATGAGCGGCAGCAGCGTCCGGGCGAGCACGCGGATCGAGCCGAGCTTCCGCACCGGGAGAGGGATCTTGAGGGCGAAGATGACGTCGCCGAAGCAGGTGTCGGCCCCGGTCTCGGTGACGGCCTCGGCCAGACCGAACCGATCCACGGCGGAGACGACGAGCACGCGGGGTTTGCGGCCGGAGCCGTCGGCGGGCCGCAGCAGTCCCTCGCGGTGCAGGTAGCGCACGGTCTCGCGTTCGAGGGTGTTCTTCAGGCCGCTGCCGTCCACGACGGGGGTGGTGTGGGCGTGGGCCGCCAGGCGTGCGGCATCGCGCACGGTCCAGCGGCGCCCTCCGGCGATCAGGTACAGGTCAATGCCGCCCAGGCCGATGGCCGCCGCCTGGCCGTCCAGGTCGGAGATCATCTGCGCCGCACGCTGGAAGTCGCCGTCGGTGCCGAGGCGCTGGATCAGGAAGCGTCGCCCCAGGAACTCGGTCTCGATGGTCTTGTCGCGCCGGGACGAGCCGAGGCTGACGCTGACGATGTGGATCGGCTGATCCATGCAGAACCTCGGATCAGGTGTGGATGCGGGCGACAACGGCCGTGGTGTGGATCAGAGGTCGCCGGTGTCGGCGTCGCTCAGGATACGGCCGATGATCATGAGCAGATCATCGAACTCGAAGGGCTTGGTGTGGTACCAGGTGCAGCCCAGCTCCCAGCCGCGCGCCTTGTCCTGGTCCTGGCTCTTGGCGGTGAGCATGAGCACGGGGATGGTGGCGGTGGCGGGATCGTCCTGGAGCATGAGCAGCACGTCCCACCCCGTCAAGCGCGGCATGGAGACATCGAGGACGATCAAGTCCGGCTTGCTCTCCTTGACCCTCTGGAGAGCCTGCATGCCGTCGTAGGCACCCTCGAACTCGTAGCCGGCGTCCTTGAGAAACACCTCGGCACACTGCACGAGGTCGCGCTCGTCGTCAACGAAGAGGATCTTGTGAGCCATGAGAGGCCTCCCCTGGCTAGCGCTCCGTCCCCCGACCCTGTTGCTGCCGCAACACCCATGCTGCTTCGCCGTCGTGAACGCGGCGCCGGTCGGCTACAAACCGGCCACCCCCGAGGCGCTTGCCATACGCCTTCAGCTCCGCCAGCACAGCCGCCAGTTGGCCACTGTGCTGCAAGTCCTCCGGCTCATTGGTCACACACGCGACCGTCAGCGTGACCAGCGGCACCTGCCGCAGTTCCCCTGTGCGCGTTCGGACGAACACCGCCCCCCGCGCCAGGTCCGCGGCGTCGTAGTACTCGGCGCGGCCCGCCGCGAACAGCTCGACCGCCCGCTGCGCCACGGCCTCCGCTTCGGCAGGGCGGACCAGGGCGAAGAAGTCGTCCCCGCCCAGATGGGCCAGGAAGGCCCCGTCCGCCGCCTGCAATGCCTGCTCGATGACGCACCACGCGTAGCGGAGCAGGTCATCACCCCGGCGGTAGCCGTATCGGTCATTATAGCTCTTGAAAAAGTCAACGTCAAAGGCCAGGAGGGCCATCTGGCCCCGCTGGGGCAGGCGGCGGCTGATCTCCCGCTCCAGTGCGCCAGCCCCCGGCAGGCCCGTCAGTGGGCTGGCCTGCGCGAAGCGGGTGCGCGACCCGCAGATGAGCCAGGCGCGGGCGGCGATCTGGGCGGGATCGGCCGCGTCGGGCAGCAGGTCGTCCAGCCCGGTCTCGGCGGCGCGCACGAGGGCCGGTGCATCCGCCGCGGCACTGACCCCCACAATCGCCGGCGAGGACCGGCGATGGCGGTCGCGCAGCTCGCTCACGCGCGTCTCGGCGTCGGCCGCATGTGGGTCCAGCCACACCAGCACGACTTGCGGCGCCACGTGCAGTTGGCCGGCGTCCAACATGCCCTGGTCCGTGAGGGCGCGCCGCAGCGGCTCCTGTAGCCCCTTGGGGCAATCCACGAGCAACACCGCCGGGGCGCTCATGGCCGCCTCGCGGGTTTGACTCGTCGTTGTGCGCCGACTATCATCAGGCTATCCTCGAACGGAGCGAAGGCCATGGAAGTACTCATCCCGATCATTGGCACTCTGGGAGTCGGAGGGTTCCTTGGGTGGGCCGCCGCCTCCTTCCTCAAGACCACCGGGCGCCTCATCGGCTGCGCCATCGGCCTCGTGTTCATTCTCATGCAGGTCCTGGCCTACTACGGCATCGCCCAGTGGCACTGGGACGCCATCGGCCATGCGGTCGGGGGCGTGGGTCACGCGGCCCAGGCGGGGGGCAAAGTGCTGTGGAAGATCATGACCTACAATCTGCCCTTCACCGGCGGCTTCGGCGCGGGCTTCTGGTGGGGGATGAAGCACTGAGAAGAGGGAAGAAGGAAGAGAGAAGATTGAAGAGGCGGGCGGCACTTGGTGCCGCCCGCGGTACTTCTACCACCAGGTAGCAGCGCGGGGTCTTCCGCCCCTTGAGAGTAGCGCGGGCGGCCTCGCCCGCGCCCCCTACGCCTTCGCGCGCGTCACGGAACCCAGCACACACGCCACACTGGCGCCGTAGCCGGGCAGGGCCTGCTTCTCGGCGTTGATCCACTCGCAGGCCCCGTCCTGGGCGAACTGCGCGATCAGGCCCTCCATCATGCGGCGCGCGAAATCCTCATCCACCGTGGCGATCGTCCGCGCCACCCAGCCGCTGGGCACGGCCCAGTAGCCGCCGTTCTGGTATGTGCCGGCCGGGATGTCGCGGAAGAGGCGCTGCCAGACACCGTCGCCGGGCACGTGGCGGACATAGCCCTTCAGCATGATCTGGTCGCGGTGGCGCAGGAAGTAGTGGGCGATGCGCTCGGTCTGCGTCTTGGAGGCCACGCGCAGCACGGCGGCGTAGGCGCTGCCCCACAGGTCCACCTGCCGGCAGTCCCGCATGGCTGCCCGGTACATCCCCTGGTCGTCGTCCCAGAACTCGAACAGCCGGTGGCCGGCATGTTCGGCGCGCTCATACCAGTCGTGGGCGTCGTCGTGCTGCTCCCAGCGGCGGTAGGTCTCGGCCATGAGCAGGCAGGCTTCCCAGTACAGCAGCGACCCGAACAGCGTCTTGCCGGTCTTGGCGATGGTGTCGGTGAAGCCGTAGTCCACCCACGGGTTGTTGCGGTCAATGGCGACCAGGCCGTCCGGCTGCCGCGGCACGGCCTCCATGGCCGCGTACACGCGGCCCAGGCGCTGTTTGACCGGCTGGTAGCCCTTGCTCAGCTTCGAGTAGGCGCAGATGAGCTTGGCCAGGAAGGGCTGGTTGTCCACCGGGGGCAGGGAGCCGATGGGCTCGTCCACCCCGCCGGGGAAGAAGACGGCCAGGCCGTCGGCCTGCACCCGGTCGGGGATGTACCCGTCCTCGCGCTGGCCGGCCAGCAGGTAGTCTATGCCGGCGAGGATCTCGGCCGGGGGCAGGAGCGGCGCGGCGCCCTCGACCATGTAGCAGAAGTCGCGGGTCCAGCAGGCTGCGTAGTGGCCCGAGCCATCGGGGAAGTAGAGCGGCGTCCCATCATGGGCTTCGTGGCGGCACGCCGCCAGCACCTCGCGCGTCTGCGCGGCAAGGGCGTCATAGGCAGCGGCACTGATGCGGATGGGGGGAAGTACCTTCACCGTCGCCTCCTCCGGGCTAGCTCGGAAGGTGTGCGGGCGTCCAGCCCGCCGGGACCGTCACGTCTCGTCTGTCGCCACACTCTCCGGCAGCACGTACCGCTGTCGCAACGCGGCCTCGTCCATCGAGTACGGCACGCCACGCGTCGAGCCGCTGGCGCCAAGGCACAGCCACGAACCGCGCGGCACGACCACCGGCTGCGGGCTCTCCGGGCTCTGCACCAGACGGTCGGCCGTCAGCTTCATGGCCCAGACGCCGACGCGCCGGCGGTACGGCCGGCAGCCCAGGCCCAGCAGGTGCTGCTGGGCAGCCGAGGGCTGCCAGCCGGGGTCATCATACGCGACATAGGTATCGCGGAAGTGGTCGGGGTGGACGGGCCAGTGGCTGTAGTCGTACAGGGCCGCGCGGGGAGCGTCACCCGCGTCGAAGCAGATCATGAAGCCCGCCTCGGCCACGAGGGTGTCCCAGCCGGTCACGATGGTCAGGGGCGCCTCGGCGGCCGGCAACTCCCGCGCCAGGACGAGCCAGTCCGGCCGGGGCTGCAGGTAGGCGAAGCCCGCCGCCCGCAGCTCGTCTGCGGTCCAGTCCCGCTGCCGCAGCACCTCCGGCTCTGACATCCCCCTACGCTTTCCCCTGGTTCTGGCGGGCCAGGATGTCGCTGACCATCTGCGCGTTCTCTTCGACCATGCCGTCCTTGTCGCCGCGGTGCATGCCGACATTGCACACGTCGCCGGGCTTGATATGGTCGAAGCAGTACTCGAAGGCCATGAGCGGGTCAATGCGCCCGGCGCCCATGATCTTGTAGGCGATGCAGGGCTTCTGTATCCGGGCGATGCACTCGTAGGCGGGCGGCAGGTCGGCGAGCTGGAAGCGGTGGCCGCTGCCGGCGTGCAGGCTGCCGCAGTTGAAGATGCACACGACGTGGAAGTCCACGAGGTCGAGCGAGTTGACCCAGTCGTGCACCAGCGGCGAATGCCCGGCGACGCCGATGGGCAGGCCGATGGACTTGGCGTGCGCCACCCATTCCTCCAGCGTCTTGGCGTCCTGCTCCTTGTAGAACCCGTCCACGTAGCCGCCATGGAAGTACGCGCCGCTGGCGCCAATGGCCTTGGCCTCGTCGAGGGCGGCGAACATGGTGGGGTGGGAGCGCATGGCAAGCTGGCCGATCCACTGCATCGGCCCTTTGGCGGCCAGATACTGCCTGGTCGTCTCGATGACGTGCTCGGTCTCGTTATTGGTGACGAAGGTGTTGATTCCCGCCTTCCAGGCGCGGTCCCAGGTCTCCAGGATGCGCTCGGGCGTGTTCCAGGTCTTCATCTCCACGTCGCGCTCGGGGTTCTGGTGGGAAAAGCCCCCGAAGGGGTTGGCGCCAATGAACAGACGGGTGACAGTCAGGCCGGCGAAGTCAACGGTCGGAAGCATGAAGGCATCTCCTCGTATCACATCAGGCAGTGCG from bacterium includes the following:
- a CDS encoding gamma-glutamyl-gamma-aminobutyrate hydrolase family protein codes for the protein MDQPIHIVSVSLGSSRRDKTIETEFLGRRFLIQRLGTDGDFQRAAQMISDLDGQAAAIGLGGIDLYLIAGGRRWTVRDAARLAAHAHTTPVVDGSGLKNTLERETVRYLHREGLLRPADGSGRKPRVLVVSAVDRFGLAEAVTETGADTCFGDVIFALKIPLPVRKLGSIRVLARTLLPLICRLPFKLIYPTGQHQHEVHSRGNRWFQWADVIAGDFHFIGSNLPQPGPDNTDLLAGKMVLTNTTTEEDVAKLKALGLTTLVTTTPRMEGRSPGTNVMEGVLVALSGKRPEELTEQDYLDLLAKLAWHPDVARLQE
- a CDS encoding response regulator; protein product: MAHKILFVDDERDLVQCAEVFLKDAGYEFEGAYDGMQALQRVKESKPDLIVLDVSMPRLTGWDVLLMLQDDPATATIPVLMLTAKSQDQDKARGWELGCTWYHTKPFEFDDLLMIIGRILSDADTGDL
- a CDS encoding diguanylate cyclase, with translation MSAPAVLLVDCPKGLQEPLRRALTDQGMLDAGQLHVAPQVVLVWLDPHAADAETRVSELRDRHRRSSPAIVGVSAAADAPALVRAAETGLDDLLPDAADPAQIAARAWLICGSRTRFAQASPLTGLPGAGALEREISRRLPQRGQMALLAFDVDFFKSYNDRYGYRRGDDLLRYAWCVIEQALQAADGAFLAHLGGDDFFALVRPAEAEAVAQRAVELFAAGRAEYYDAADLARGAVFVRTRTGELRQVPLVTLTVACVTNEPEDLQHSGQLAAVLAELKAYGKRLGGGRFVADRRRVHDGEAAWVLRQQQGRGTER
- a CDS encoding FUN14 domain-containing protein; this translates as MEVLIPIIGTLGVGGFLGWAAASFLKTTGRLIGCAIGLVFILMQVLAYYGIAQWHWDAIGHAVGGVGHAAQAGGKVLWKIMTYNLPFTGGFGAGFWWGMKH